In Candidatus Manganitrophus morganii, the genomic window CATGGTGCTCCACGTTTTCCTGAAGCACGGAGAGTTTTGCCGTCCACTGCTCGCTGTCCCTCGACAAGGCATCCATCTCGTGCAGGAGTTGCTTGATCACCTTGTGTTCCTCAAACCCTTCCAGGGTCACTTCGCGTGTTTCATTCGCCTTCTTCAGCGCCGGATAAAAGATCTGCTCCTCGATCTGGGCGTGAATCTCCAATTCCGTCATCAACTTATTAAAAAGCGTCTCCCGTTTTTTGATCGCCTTCTCTGTCGTTGACTCCAGCTCTTCGAATAAATCGGCGACCTTCTCGTGATCCTCTTTCAACAGTTTAAATGGGTCCATGTTTCCTCCTGATTCTTTTAAACTCAAACTCAACTTTGACCGGACCCGAAGGTCCCGGCACTTTTGGTTAACGCAATTTCAGTGCCCGGCATTACAGTCGGTTATTTCTTTTGTGAGCGTCCTCACATATCGCCGAACGGAATTTCTTCATCCTTTATTTGCAAACGTTTTTCTACGCCCTTTGGGTAGATTTAGATTTTACGCCATCCAACCGAGGATCGCTCCCCCCGCAATCAGCCAGGTCGAATTGACTCTATAGCGAACGAGCAACCCGAAAGAGATCAGGGCGATTAGAACCGTCAAGGGATCGGTGAATGAAACGCGCCCCAACTGCCAGGTCACCGCGGCCATAAGACCGAACGATGCGACATTGACGCCGTCCAACAGGCCGCTCGCCCAGGCCGAGTTGCGTATCCGAGGGATCAACGGATTTGAAACGGCAACGAAAATGAAGGAGGGAAGAAAAATACCGAGCGTCGCCAAAAGGGCTCCCGGCAGATCGCCGAGGAGATAGCCGATGAACGTCGCCGTGGTGAAGACGGGACCCGGGGTCACCTGCCCGATCGCGACGGCATCCAACAATTGCCGATCGGTGAGCCAGCCGAAGCGGACGACGAAATCGGCGCGCAAGAACGCGAGGAGAACATACCCGCTCCCATAGAGCACGGCGCCGATCTTGAGGAACGTCACGAACATCAAGGGGAGACTGAAAGGAACCGAAACCTGCGACAACCCCGCCGCCGCGGCCGGAATCAGCAGGGCGCCCGATGACCGGCCGCGAAGCCGCCGAGCATTCTCCGCCAACATCACGACCCATCCGCCGGCAAAGAGCAACGCAATTTCATGGACGCCCGCAAAATAGAGGGCGAGAACGCTCACTCCCACAGCAAGGGTCAGCGGGCCTTTGACCGCTTTTTGTCCCAGGCTCCAAAGGGCTTGGATGATGATTGCAATCACGACCGGCTTAATGCCGTAGAGCAGCCCTTCGGCCTGAGGGGTGGCGCCGAACCGGACATACCCCCACGCCAGCGCCAGGACGATGAGCATGGCGGGGACGATGAAGCAAACCCCGGCGACGATCAGCCCCGGCCATCCGGCCCGACGAAAGCCGAGGTGAATCGCCATCTCGGTGGAGTTCGGGCCGGGGATCAGATTCGTCGCGCCGACCAGATCGAGAAATTCTTCCTCGCTGAGCCACTTGCGCCGCTTCACCGTTTCGTCGTGCATCAGGGCGATGTGGGCCGCGGGGCCGCCGAAGGCGGTTACGCCGAGCCTGAGAAACAACGCCGCCACTTCGGTCACTCTCTGCGACAACGATCGGTTCCTCTGATAAAAGTTGCTGGACGAATCGGTTTAGAATGTGGCGGAGGCCGCTCCACGCCAGTATTCGGCCCGGAGAAAATAATGACGCATCGAAATCCTATTTCTTACAAAGTGCCTTTTTGTAGAGGCCATGGACCGATTCGGGGGCGATGGCGGCCCACTTTGGGTTTTGGGGAGAGACGGAATCAAGCTGCTCTCCTTCGCTGGTATAATCGTCGCTTTGCAGGATGCGCTTTACATCATTCACGCAGTCGATCTCCATGACGGTGAGACTGAATCCGTAGTTCTCATACCCCTCCAGATTCATGCCGATCTGCTTTCTGACGTTCAGCAAAAAGTCGCGCCCCTCTTTTCCCTTGGGGTCGACCTTGATCGCAACGCGAACGAGCCCCTGAGGAGAGTGAAAGATGCTCTGCTTGTCGTAAGAATGCTTAAATCGCTGATCCTCCACAAACGGCGTCCACTCCGCCGCGCCGGCATCAAGGCGAAACGCACCAAGTAAGATAAAAAGGGTGAAAAACCCTGTCGAGATCATTTTCATTAGAAAATACTCCTTCTTCTATATCAAGTCGACCGTTCCGGGACACGATCTATGTACCACATTTCAACAAAAATAAAAATGCCGCAGACGGCTTCCCACCTGCGGCAATTTAATCAAACAGTTCCGGTAGTAGGGGCAGACCTGCGTGTCTGCCCTGATCATGTTTGTCTCAGAATTTGAAGCGGAGCAGATAAAAGAGGCCATGCTCCCCCGGGGCAACCGCCAGCTCCACCGATCGACTCTCATCCAACCCGAGAAAGGCGTCGTGGATAAAGCCAGTGATAAACGAAGCGAGCGCCGCGCCAGCCAGGATATCTCTCGGATAGTGCATGTGGCTTTCGACCCTGGCCCACGCCGTCAAGGCGGCGGTGGTCCTCAACCCGACCCCCCAATAGAGCCGCTCTCGGCGGGAGAGGGGAAGCGACTCCAGATTGCGGAGTGATAATTTTGTAAAAGAAAAAGCATGCGCGCTGTGCGCCGACGGGAAACTTTTATCGCTCAGTCCGTTCGGCCGCTCCCGTCCCATCGCACCCTTCAGGCCCGCGGTCGTCTGGGAGGTTGCCCAAAATGCGGCCCCGCCGACCGACAACCCTTTTAGCTTCCAGAGCGCCCACCTCCCCGGATCATCCCCGCTGGGAGTGAATAACGAAGATCCGATCGCTCCCGCGGCCGTCGCCATCAGAAGGTAATCACTCGCCCTCTGTGCATTCTCTTCGGAACCGAAGACGGGTGTCTTCTCATATGCCCACTCCGACACCCGTTCATCCCAGTCCCCGATGCTAAAAACGCCAGCCCCGGCGGCCGGAACCCAGGTGTCGGGATCTTTCAGCGCATTGATGGCGGCCTTCTTAACCCGTTCGCCGTCCGGGAAAAGGGTTGCATCCTCCCCCCAGCCCCGCCCGTTCGGCAACGTGCCGCAGCCGGAAAAACTCACCCCAATAACCAGGTGTAAAAATATGACAAACCAGTAACGTTGAATATCGGTGTCTCGCTAAAATTTCCTGTGAGAAGTGTAACAAGGATTACAAAAAATGGAGGCCGGTGGGGTAAAATCGTTCAGGTTTTAGTCGAAACCTTAGAAGGGCTTGAGGATTTTGCGGGTCCTGTCACTGCCGAGTTCGAGCTGTTTGGCAAGCTGAGAAGGCAATGGCGGCCCCCCGCGGATGGACGATTTCATTCGTTTCCGGCAAGGCCGCATTCGTTGTTGCCGGTTGTCTTTTTCTGATCTGAGAATCGAACTGGGGAAGTGAAGGAAAAAGCGAACGTCCCAGCCTAGGCTGCCGGGCGCTCCGGGTCGGTTTTCGTGTGGGAGGCGATGTGCTTCTGTTCATCATAAAGCAGGAGGCGAAAATAGAAACAGGACCCTTCCCCGAATTGGCTCGGAGTTCATCATCTACTGAATGCCGCTTGTCTCCCTGCGCTACGGTTTTGAGACAAACCGATTGCCTTTGATGTAAAATCGCAACAGCCGCCTCGCCCAGTGACGCGCATATTCGACCCCGATGCGGGGTCTTTTGACGATGACGGGAGGCTTCTCCTCCGGCGCGGCGGCGATGTAAAAATTATCGCTGAGCAGATCGACTCCGTTGAGGCGGCGGTCGATCCGCATCGCCCGGCAGAGGAGGCCGGGGCCTTGAGTTCGCCCCTCGACATTTTTCACCGGTTCGATCGCCCGCAATAAGACGGCGGCAGCCCGTCCCTCCCGCTCGGTCACGACGTTCATGCAGTCGTAGATTCCATAGATCATATAGACGTAAGCGTGGCCGGGCGGGCCGAACATGATCTTCGTCCGTTCCGTCCGCCCTTTGGAGGAATGCGAGGCAAGATCGTGCGGGCCGAGGTACGCTTCGACCTCTACGATCCGCCCGATCCGCTCCACGCCGTCCGATACCTGGATGAGGTATTTTCCCAGGAGGTCCTTTGCAACCGTGGTGGTATCTCGGTCATAAAATGCGCGTGTCAATTTTTGCATGAAATGTTAATCAGCCATGGAGTCTATGAGGGAGGAGGCAAGGAGCCGCTGGCGCAACCCCGGTGAATATTAGCAAAAAGAAGATCCCAGATCTACTCTTCTCCAAACCGAGACGGTTTAAACAAGGCGAGACCTCTAGAGCGGAGAAAGACAGTGAAGGGACCTTTTGTCCTTCTACGAGGGGTCGTGTCCCCAGGTGGGGCGACTCTTTTATTCAATCACCGTTCATTGGCTTGCTTACTCCATGGAAAAAAGGGGGAACTAAAATGATACGGTGTATCATTTCGTTGATGACGAAGTGTTCATCCCCGTTTTACAAAAATGGTTTTCTCTAAACATACTTAAATCGGGCGGCTCTTTCTCCTGAGTCTGGTAAGTGCAAAACCAACGATACCGGCGCCGATCAGAACGGCGGTCGCCGGTTCAGGAACAGAAACAACCGTGTTTCCGTTCCTGACGGCGACTCCAAAAACCGATGTCGGGGGCGAAGTGCCGAACGTTCTGTCTTGCCTGGGACTATATACCAGTCTTTGGTCCACTCCGGAGAGGGTCGATGACAAATAAAATTCGAGGCCGGCCCCGACCGATTCAAACGGATCGGTGGAATAGGTGCCTGTGCTTCTAAACTCATTTCTTCCAAGAAATTG contains:
- a CDS encoding hemerythrin domain-containing protein, with the protein product MDPFKLLKEDHEKVADLFEELESTTEKAIKKRETLFNKLMTELEIHAQIEEQIFYPALKKANETREVTLEGFEEHKVIKQLLHEMDALSRDSEQWTAKLSVLQENVEHHVEEEEGEMFKSAREAFSKEQLEDLGKRMEAQKKKLAEAA
- the chrA gene encoding chromate efflux transporter; its protein translation is MSQRVTEVAALFLRLGVTAFGGPAAHIALMHDETVKRRKWLSEEEFLDLVGATNLIPGPNSTEMAIHLGFRRAGWPGLIVAGVCFIVPAMLIVLALAWGYVRFGATPQAEGLLYGIKPVVIAIIIQALWSLGQKAVKGPLTLAVGVSVLALYFAGVHEIALLFAGGWVVMLAENARRLRGRSSGALLIPAAAAGLSQVSVPFSLPLMFVTFLKIGAVLYGSGYVLLAFLRADFVVRFGWLTDRQLLDAVAIGQVTPGPVFTTATFIGYLLGDLPGALLATLGIFLPSFIFVAVSNPLIPRIRNSAWASGLLDGVNVASFGLMAAVTWQLGRVSFTDPLTVLIALISFGLLVRYRVNSTWLIAGGAILGWMA
- a CDS encoding phosphatase PAP2 family protein — translated: MSFSGCGTLPNGRGWGEDATLFPDGERVKKAAINALKDPDTWVPAAGAGVFSIGDWDERVSEWAYEKTPVFGSEENAQRASDYLLMATAAGAIGSSLFTPSGDDPGRWALWKLKGLSVGGAAFWATSQTTAGLKGAMGRERPNGLSDKSFPSAHSAHAFSFTKLSLRNLESLPLSRRERLYWGVGLRTTAALTAWARVESHMHYPRDILAGAALASFITGFIHDAFLGLDESRSVELAVAPGEHGLFYLLRFKF
- a CDS encoding DNA-3-methyladenine glycosylase, yielding MQKLTRAFYDRDTTTVAKDLLGKYLIQVSDGVERIGRIVEVEAYLGPHDLASHSSKGRTERTKIMFGPPGHAYVYMIYGIYDCMNVVTEREGRAAAVLLRAIEPVKNVEGRTQGPGLLCRAMRIDRRLNGVDLLSDNFYIAAAPEEKPPVIVKRPRIGVEYARHWARRLLRFYIKGNRFVSKP
- a CDS encoding PEP-CTERM sorting domain-containing protein, which gives rise to MKRNIFSLVVIALLLLTTEETKAILIDRDQNLIYDSAQNITWYDFAFNPSVEDWDFTDNWVNNLTYLDLTDWRSPTIEELQFLGRNEFRSTGTYSTDPFESVGAGLEFYLSSTLSGVDQRLVYSPRQDRTFGTSPPTSVFGVAVRNGNTVVSVPEPATAVLIGAGIVGFALTRLRRKSRPI